Genomic DNA from Salvia miltiorrhiza cultivar Shanhuang (shh) chromosome 1, IMPLAD_Smil_shh, whole genome shotgun sequence:
CAAAAAGTAATAAAATCAGAGTAAAAAGATGAGAGAATCTTGAAAAAGCTAGAAGAATTGACAAACCGTAGTCAGCTTGTTCATAGTGCTCTCAATTTGCATAAAATAAGCCTGCAAAAACACAACAGAATGAGAAGCTTAATCCATCTATGACGCAAAGACTAAGGAACAAAGCTGGATTATTTGCAGCAAAGAATGGCGTAGAAAACCTCAAGCAGCATCTCAAGTTCATCAACATTATCCTCTTCTTGAGTAGTGGTTGCTGCACTGCCCTTACTACCGCTGGTTCTGCTTGTGGAAAATCTCGATTCTGTTTTCAGAGAATCAGTGGAGACGGAAGCCGACATGGCCATCTTTCTTGAGAGATAGAGATCAGCCATGTCATCATCATCGTCCAGGAGTTGCTCTAGTTCGTCTCTCACCTAGAAAAACAAACAACTCCATGAAACAAACTCAAAACCAACCTTGAGAGCCTAAGAGTGGGCCTACTTTTTGAACCCGACTTGTCAATCTTGTCATAGAACTCTTCATCTTGCGCACACGGTCTAAGTTTGTGCTGTTTGTCTGCACACGCAAGATCGTTGAAAATCAAGAACATGAAGCATAGGCATAGGGATACTAATTTGATAGAGAGCAGAAACACAAAATGGAGTGAATATGTGTTACCTTAGCAGTGAGCTCATCCAATGCAGGATAAGCAGAAATCTCGAGTTCTCTAGTTTGCGCATCAAGGGAGCTGCACACGCCTTCTAATGCCACTTCTAGTGCTCGAAATTCAAACGGGAAATCTACCACAGTTTCACCAACAATCACACACAAAAGATGCAATGTGGGAATTATGAAAATCTATTACTCCTATATGAAACCTGTTACTTCACTACTCCGAGCTTCAAGAAGctcctcttcttctccttcacCGCGACCACTTCCCAAAGGCAGTCGCCTCTGCAGCTCCTCCACAATCGGGGCCACATTATCATCAAGAGGATCCCTCAACAACACCTAAAGAGACACAAATTCACATTCTACTTGGAATATCCATATCAAGATTTGCACAAAACTCCAGTAACACATTCTACTAGGAAGATTCATATCAAGATTTGCTTAAAAACCACTAAaacctagagagagagagagagaggcaaccGCAATGACATCCTACTCGGATAATATACACCAAAATTTGCATAAAATGTGAAACTAGACTCTCACAACTCACCTCATCTGTAGTTATAATCGCCTTGATATGCTgcaaaacaataaaagaaatCACAAAATAGCAACACAAATCCCcagaaaagaagaaagaaagaaaaaaaagcaaAGCACCTCCAAATTGAGGACAATGGCTCTTTCTCTGACTAGAATTGCAGAAGGGTAAGAGAGCAGAGGATCAAGAATCCTAAGGTCTCTGCCATTAATGGGCAGCCGTCTCATGATATCAAACTTATCCCAATCCACAATCATCCCCTCGCCGCAGCAGTCCACCAGCATCCAATTCCTCGAAACCGCAGCTTTCTTCTTGAACGACATCTCAATCGCTGCACCCAATTCATCACTCTGCTCCATTACAACAATTAATCTTTCTCACCACAGGCGACCGACTTTACTGTTTGCAGCAGCCAACAAAGAGCGGTGGAAAAGCTCAATCAAATCTTGATATTTTTTTGGGTGGATTAGTTGTGTGAGAGTGGAGGGGCCATCGATTTTACTATCTCGTTTGCTACAGTGTGCATGCTTCATGGTTGTCTACTCATCTTTGCAGTTGCTTCTTGCTTAGGATTTAGTATTACGTCTCTTgataatcataatcataatcataatcataatagtTTTTGTTGGTTTCTTTATCCGATATACTACATCTTAATGTCATTTTACCCTTTACTGCAACTTTTCCTTTTGCATCTACCGTTGATAGAAAACTACAAATTTATTGAATATTCTCAATTATTTTTCTACATCCAAATTCTTATCATTtacataaataataaaattttaaatttcttgaTTCGTAGATATGATAAGAGTGTAatactgaaattgaaaattcGGCTTACAAAAACATTTTTTGGACCACTCATGTGCAAATCTATCAAATACTAAAATCGGTCCAATGCAAAATACTACGCGAAAGCTAACAAAAAAGGTCCAAAAAGTTTGTTATTGTGCCTTTTAAAGGAAacctgtatttttttttttatttctacaATGTAGATGCAGAATTATTTTTTGACAGATAAATTATTCAAGTAAAagattttcaaattattcatcTCGAAATAGGTGATGAGAAATAAAAGGTAGGCCACGAGGATAAGCGAAAGCAGGCGGTGCCATACAACCTTTGGTGTCTTTTTCTCAATGTAATGCAATTATTGTTTTCATTGTTAAGAgcattttggtattttcaccatttcttaTACCTAAACTTGCCCCAAAAGAAATAATGTTGgcattttggtattttcaccatttcttaTACCTAAACTTGCCCCCAAAAGAAATAATGTTGgcattttggtattttcaccatttCATATTGTTGGTGTGTAGTCACACATCTTTGTCGTcattatgtaaatattttttgTAGAACTTTTATaatatgagttttttttttattaaattaataagtaaataaaaaattaataaggaCCGCATTATGATGGACTCAAATTCAAGATCTCTAATCATGAGCATTAAATACACTATCACTAGatcaacacacacacaatatgAGTACTTTGTAGTTTGCTTTTGCAGGGTATGAAATCTTTTCTGATGCATAGTCAATGTTTTCTTAGAATTTCGTGCTAAGATCGGCACAACAAGTTAACATATTTAGAATTTCTCAGATCCATCTTATATATATGTTGTTGaaaattgaagtgaaaataagttCTCTCTTATgttcaaaataattgaattgtAATCTGATTAGTTACGGGATCTTTTAAagtaatttttgtttatttgtgtTGAATGGTGAATGTCAATATTCACATTGTTGCTAGTTTTCGCTATTGATGGAATTTTGAGAAGTTTGATTTGAATTATGGCTCTTTTATATGGTAACTTAAGCTAATTTTATGTGGTAACTTAATTTTAGATAGTGaaaaatttctatatctaaGACCCTCGAGTGTAAATATGTTTACATCGAATTGGGTAATTATTTTTGGGGTTAATTATGCCGAAAACCATGAATTTTGGGTCCATTTCTAAATTTTctatgaacttttttttttttaatcaaattttccatgaacttaagggCGTGAATAATTTTGCCATGATTTTGAATTACCCCCAATTTGAGTGCTGACTTGGCACCATTTAAGTCATCTGAAAGCTGACATGGCACCGGCGACGATGTGAAGAAACGACGTCGTCCGATACTCGTAATACTACGTCGTTTCTAGCCCCCGTCTTCTCCTCTCTGAACTCCGGTGAAGAGCCGCACACCGGACCGCCCCTGCCCTCAATTTTGTAGAGCCCTAGTTTCCCAAATCTCTCATTCCTTAATCTCGCCAGAGCGATGAAAGGCGGCGTGAGGTCGGGTGGTGGCGCCGCGCGAAAGGGGGCGCAAACCCAGGGCCGGCCCTTATTAACATTTGGTGGGGCAATGGCATTGGGGGCCCCAAAATTTAGGCCCACTTATATTATATACccttcaataaaaaataaaaaaaaaattacttaccTACTTTCTAATGGTGTAGCCGACGGCAGCAGCAatcaattcataaaaaaaaaaaaattaggccCACTTAAGCTCTCCCACGCTCTCTCTCaacggctctctctctctcacgctttctgattctctctctctcagaactCTCATCTCTCTGCTCTCTGACTCTCACGACTCTCCCTCTCTTTCCATCTCTCAACTCTCTCCTCCATCTCTCACTCTCAACTTGACAAATTGAACATCTCATCTGCTGTGTTCTTATACCTAGTTCTAGTTCTTCGGTGAAAGAAGTTGATGTGATTGAAAATGAAGAGGTTGATGCTACTATTGAGAATGATAATGATAGTGGGAATGGgaatgagaatgagaatgagattgagattgagattgagaatgagaatgagaatTTTCATATAGAAATTGATGATGTTGCTTTGAATATATTTGATCCAAGAACTTGGGATAATATTGATAATAAAACTAGAGATATCTTGATAGAGAAAGGTCCCCTAAGAGAGTATAATCTCACATTCCCCATTCCCCGTAGATGAACTTGGTAGACATTTTGCATATTCTCATTACACTAGAAAATTACCAAATGGTGAGAATCAAGATAGAAAATGGTTAGTGTATTCAAAAGATGTGAACAAAGTATATTGCTTTTgttgtaaattatttaaatcaTGTCAAAGTAAAAGTTTGTTGGCAAATGAAGGATTGAACGATTGGAAACATATACATGAAAGACTCAAAACACATGAGAATGGTGTCGAGCATATTAATAATATGAGAACTTGGATTGATTTGCATATTAGATTGAAACGCAATCAAACAATTGATAGAGATTTACAAGTGCACATTAAGAAAGAGAAAGAACATTGGAAACAAGTTTTAGTTAGAATTATTGCTGTTGTGAAATATCTTGCTACACGTAATTTGGCTTTTCGTGGGGATAATGAGAAAATTTACCAAAATAATAATGGTAATTTTTTGGGTTTACTTGAACTAATTGCATAATTTGATTTGGTAATGCAAGAGCACTTAAGACGTgtccaaaataaagaaattcactATCATTACCTTAGTCATAAGATTCAAAATGAGTTGATTTCAACATTAGCCTCTAAAGTTAAGAATGATATAGtcaaaaaaatcaaagaggCTAAATATTATTCAGTGATACTTGATCGCTTGGTGAGGTTCTTGAATTTGTTAAAGTTTCAGATTGCTTTCCTAATGTTTCTATTGCATATAGAATATTGTTGACTATACCAGTTACTGTAGCTTCAGCAGAAAgaagtttttcaaaattaaaattgataaaatcatatttACGTTCTACTATGTCTCAAGAAAGGTTGAATGGATTAGCGGTTTTATGCATTGAACATGAGGTATTAGAAAAGCTTGATCTTGAAGaaattattgatgattttgcttctcaaaatgctagaagatctaagttatttttgtaattatctcatcattgttttctagtttattGCCTAGGGGccccttttttccttttcgcctagggcccccgGAATGTCAGGGCCGACCCTGCGCAAACCTTAGTGAGGTGTGAGGTTGGCGGCGCGAGatctggggaagaagaagattttttgagggagaagaagtcgacggcggcgatggatgtttggggaagaagaagaacggcGCGAGGTTTGTggtggacggcggcggtggaggtatggggagaagaagaatttCTGGAATGATGCGAGGTCTGTggtggacggcggcggtggagaaTTCTGGATTAATGCGAGCCtaaaattgaagatgacgaagagttccagagctgactaagcCTTTGCCAGAGTGCAAAGCTGCCTCTCTGGcagctctgccgactctgcCCGTCTCAGCTCTGCCCCGACTCTACGACTcagctctgccgactctgcTCCGAcgactctgctctgctctgctctgtcgagctctgctctgccgaccCCCCACTACGTGCCACATCAgctcggtattaccacgtaggcgacAGGTCAGTTTGGTATTACCACGTAAGCGACACATCAGCTCGGAGCTTCACCGGAgcaaaaaaatatggaaaaattgttcaaccccttaagttcatggaaaatttgataaaaaaaaaaattatggaaaatttgaaaatggacccaaagttcatgatttttgacgtaattaacccttatttttgTGATATTGGTTTATTGCTTTATATGTTGCTTACAACGAATTGGACAATCATTTTTGTGTATTGATTTAATGCTTTATATGTTAATTATTGCATTAGTTGTTATTGTGCCGCGTGTGGCACTACGAATTTCTAATCATTGGTTAATCTGCATCAGTTTCAGTTAGGTTTGATCTTTTTCAGTTATGTACGTACATTATTTTAATACAgtgtatatatgtgtatatatatatatagggggccgctccaatgagaccccctaattttagtgagatctagggtacgatctggtgcgtttattttatcaatcctatggctgatattgtatctggagggagattttttttcgcagggttcgaatcctggagggagcagaatattttaaattttgttattcatcagtatatactgcattgttcatcagtatatacggccctgttcatcagtatatatgtcttattcattacgaattttttaaattttatttttcatcagtatatacatcttgttcattagatatactttttgttcattagtattatatgtcttattcattgtcctagtgtttcacgaaaaatatggggactcactggagcgcgcccctatatatatatatatatatatgtagggagaggttcaaataagaaccactaataaaataagaacatagaaccattttaagccattcgatcatcaagatctacggtggatgtatcatcttggtgtatggatgcaggtgctgggttcgaattctgaagggagcaaaaaaattatttttttcggatgcattaaatttaatagcggatgcattaatttgtatagcagatgcagtaattttattggttcttatgttctcacgataattgtggttctcactataaccgcacccatgtatgtatatgtatatattgaaTCATTGATTGACTGGTAATCAAGAATTTATATGAGCAGTTGCGCAGGCGAAGCCCAACTGAATTGAAATGACGCCCACGAATCGGCCTCTTCGAATGGAGCAGCCAAAGTTTGTATTACATCCCCTCATGAGTTTGTTGGAACACAAATTGTAGAACTCATCCCttacaaa
This window encodes:
- the LOC130999556 gene encoding magnesium transporter MRS2-I-like codes for the protein MEQSDELGAAIEMSFKKKAAVSRNWMLVDCCGEGMIVDWDKFDIMRRLPINGRDLRILDPLLSYPSAILVRERAIVLNLEHIKAIITTDEVLLRDPLDDNVAPIVEELQRRLPLGSGRGEGEEEELLEARSSEVTDFPFEFRALEVALEGVCSSLDAQTRELEISAYPALDELTAKTNSTNLDRVRKMKSSMTRLTSRVQKVRDELEQLLDDDDDMADLYLSRKMAMSASVSTDSLKTESRFSTSRTSGSKGSAATTTQEEDNVDELEMLLEAYFMQIESTMNKLTTLREYIDDTEDYINIQLDNHRNQLIQLELFLSSGTVCLAVYSLAAAIFGMNIRYPWRENHGFLFKWVVMVTLVVCGFLFLWMISYARHKGLVGS